One part of the Dyadobacter sp. 676 genome encodes these proteins:
- a CDS encoding folylpolyglutamate synthase/dihydrofolate synthase family protein, whose amino-acid sequence MTYQETIGYLYDRLPVFQNIGARAFKPGLHTTRELCRLLGNPQDKYPTIHIAGTNGKGSTSHMLAAILQEAGYRVGLYTSPHLKDFRERIRVNGMYVPEEFIVQFVDDQKSNIERLSPSFFEVTVAMAFAYFEIAGVDVAVIEVGMGGRLDSTNIITPELSVITNISFDHMQFLGDTLAKIAGEKAGIIKNGVPVVVSEEQGAEVVEVITAAAEAANAPLTFAARTYEASYVDMREGKMLVDILKRGSGDVVAEHIALDLTGSYQLKNVAGVWAAKEVLVSKAWNIGDEAVFRALASASAITGLKGRWQKLGQAPDVYCDTAHNAAGLAMTLAQFESVCKGRKRFVIGFVGDKDISAMLRLFPQDAEYYFCEPSNMRALKAVELQARALEHGLKGKSFRNVNEALKEAVRDSAPTDAIYVGGSTFVVADIDSL is encoded by the coding sequence ATGACATATCAGGAAACGATCGGGTATCTGTACGACAGGTTACCGGTTTTTCAGAATATCGGGGCCCGTGCTTTCAAGCCGGGCCTTCATACTACCAGGGAGCTGTGCAGGCTCCTGGGAAATCCGCAGGATAAATACCCAACCATTCATATCGCCGGCACTAACGGCAAAGGAAGCACTTCGCACATGTTGGCGGCAATTCTCCAGGAAGCCGGATACAGGGTCGGGCTGTACACGTCGCCTCATTTGAAGGATTTTCGCGAGCGGATCCGTGTAAACGGTATGTATGTGCCGGAAGAATTCATTGTTCAATTTGTCGATGATCAAAAATCTAACATCGAAAGATTGTCGCCATCGTTCTTTGAGGTGACTGTGGCGATGGCATTTGCCTATTTCGAGATAGCCGGTGTAGACGTTGCCGTGATCGAAGTAGGCATGGGTGGCCGGCTGGATTCGACAAACATTATAACGCCCGAACTATCGGTGATCACGAATATCAGCTTTGACCATATGCAGTTTCTGGGAGATACGCTCGCCAAAATTGCGGGCGAAAAAGCAGGTATTATCAAAAACGGCGTCCCGGTTGTCGTGAGTGAGGAGCAGGGCGCCGAGGTTGTCGAGGTTATCACCGCCGCTGCGGAAGCCGCAAATGCGCCGTTGACGTTTGCTGCGCGGACGTATGAGGCGTCGTATGTAGATATGCGTGAAGGAAAGATGCTTGTGGATATACTTAAACGCGGGTCCGGTGATGTTGTGGCGGAGCACATTGCGCTGGATCTGACGGGCTCATACCAGTTGAAGAATGTAGCCGGCGTGTGGGCTGCAAAAGAGGTGCTGGTGTCGAAAGCCTGGAATATCGGAGATGAAGCGGTGTTTCGCGCACTTGCATCCGCCAGCGCGATTACAGGTTTAAAAGGGCGCTGGCAGAAACTGGGCCAGGCACCCGACGTTTATTGTGATACGGCACATAATGCGGCCGGCCTAGCGATGACCCTGGCGCAATTCGAATCCGTTTGCAAAGGAAGAAAGCGATTTGTAATCGGATTTGTCGGCGATAAGGACATTTCGGCAATGTTGAGGCTATTTCCGCAGGACGCAGAATATTATTTCTGCGAACCATCGAATATGAGGGCTTTAAAGGCCGTGGAATTGCAGGCAAGGGCGCTTGAACACGGTTTGAAGGGGAAATCCTTTCGAAATGTGAACGAAGCGCTTAAAGAGGCCGTAAGGGATTCGGCACCGACCGACGCAATCTACGTGGGCGGTAGTACCTTTGTGGTCGCAGACATTGATAGTTTATAG
- the trmB gene encoding tRNA (guanosine(46)-N7)-methyltransferase TrmB, giving the protein MARRKLQHYRFSEQAENVVQAGKPLYSEIKGNWNKLYFNNESPIVVELACGKGEYTIGLGRKFPDKNFIGVDIKGDRIARGSALATGYNLSNVAFLRAGIQYSDDFFAENELSEIWLVHPDPQIRERYEKYRLTNPTFLAKYATFLKPGGMFFLKTDNTFFYEYSLQTLDEAPHFKILEHTDNLYESHLLDEHHGVRTHYEGIFTAKGYTIKYIKAQVV; this is encoded by the coding sequence ATGGCAAGAAGAAAGTTACAGCACTACAGGTTCAGTGAGCAGGCAGAAAACGTAGTCCAGGCGGGAAAACCGCTTTATTCGGAGATCAAAGGCAATTGGAACAAGCTTTATTTCAATAATGAAAGTCCGATCGTAGTAGAGCTGGCGTGCGGAAAGGGCGAGTATACCATCGGGCTCGGCAGGAAATTTCCGGACAAGAATTTCATCGGTGTCGACATTAAAGGGGACCGGATTGCCCGGGGCAGTGCATTGGCTACCGGGTATAATCTATCGAATGTGGCATTTCTGCGGGCGGGCATCCAGTATTCGGACGATTTTTTCGCGGAAAATGAGTTGAGTGAAATCTGGCTTGTCCACCCGGATCCGCAAATCCGCGAACGCTACGAAAAATATCGGCTGACCAACCCCACATTTCTCGCCAAATATGCGACGTTTTTGAAGCCCGGCGGAATGTTTTTTCTGAAAACCGACAATACATTCTTCTACGAATACAGTCTGCAGACTTTGGATGAGGCTCCGCACTTCAAAATATTGGAGCATACCGATAACCTCTATGAGTCGCATTTGCTGGATGAGCACCACGGCGTCCGCACACATTACGAAGGGATTTTTACCGCGAAAGGCTATACGATCAAATATATTAAAGCTCAGGTGGTTTAA
- the gap gene encoding type I glyceraldehyde-3-phosphate dehydrogenase: protein MSKVKVAINGFGRIGRLVYRQIYNMEGIDIVAINDLTSPKVLAHLLKYDTAQGRFDADVKPTDNSIVVNGENVVIYAQRDPSQIPWAQHDVDVVLECTGFFTSAESASAHIKAGAKKVVISAPATGDLKTIVFNVNHNILDGSETIISGASCTTNCLAPMAQVLEEKFGIVNGLMTTIHAYTNDQNTQDAPHPKGDLRRARAAAQNIVPNSTGAAKAIGLVLPSLKGKLDGSAQRVPTLTGSLTELTAILGRETTVEEINAAMKAAANESYGYTEDEIVSSDIIGISYGSLFDATQTRVQKVGDVQLVRTVAWYDNEMSYVSQLVRTVYYFAGLIKK from the coding sequence ATGTCAAAAGTAAAAGTCGCAATCAATGGATTCGGCCGCATCGGCCGCCTTGTTTACCGTCAAATCTATAACATGGAGGGCATCGATATCGTAGCCATCAATGATTTGACCAGTCCAAAAGTATTAGCACACCTCCTCAAATACGATACTGCACAGGGACGTTTTGACGCCGATGTCAAACCAACCGACAATTCAATCGTTGTCAACGGCGAAAACGTCGTTATTTACGCGCAGCGTGATCCTTCCCAAATTCCCTGGGCGCAACATGATGTGGACGTAGTTCTCGAATGTACAGGTTTCTTCACAAGCGCAGAATCAGCAAGTGCCCACATTAAGGCAGGAGCTAAAAAAGTGGTAATCTCCGCTCCTGCTACGGGAGATCTGAAAACAATCGTCTTCAACGTAAACCATAACATTCTCGATGGTTCCGAAACCATTATAAGCGGTGCTTCTTGTACAACCAACTGCCTTGCACCGATGGCGCAAGTGCTGGAAGAGAAATTCGGCATCGTAAATGGCCTTATGACGACCATCCACGCTTACACGAACGACCAGAATACTCAGGATGCCCCGCATCCGAAAGGCGATTTGAGAAGAGCAAGAGCCGCTGCTCAGAACATCGTTCCCAACAGCACCGGCGCTGCAAAAGCTATCGGCCTCGTATTGCCTTCATTGAAAGGTAAACTCGACGGTTCCGCTCAACGCGTTCCGACTCTTACCGGTTCATTGACTGAATTGACGGCTATTCTGGGTCGCGAAACTACCGTGGAAGAAATTAACGCCGCTATGAAAGCTGCTGCTAATGAAAGCTACGGCTACACTGAAGACGAGATCGTGAGCAGCGATATCATCGGTATCAGCTACGGCTCACTGTTCGACGCAACGCAGACGCGCGTTCAGAAAGTCGGTGATGTTCAGCTTGTTAGAACCGTTGCATGGTACGACAACGAAATGTCTTACGTGTCTCAGCTCGTTAGAACCGTTTACTACTTCGCGGGTCTGATCAAGAAGTGA
- a CDS encoding 2,3,4,5-tetrahydropyridine-2,6-dicarboxylate N-succinyltransferase, whose amino-acid sequence MNFAEQIENYWSNRELLKEESAKNFIRDIIEEVDKGRLRVAEPDANGGWVVNEALKKAIILYFPIQQMQVSEVGIFEYHDKMKLKSGYEQLGVRVVPPAVARYGAYISKGVVLMPSYVNIGAYIDEGTMVDTWATVGSCAQIGKNVHLSGGVGIGGVLEPVQAAPVIIEDGAFVGSRCIVVEGARVGKRAVLGAGVTITGSSKIIDVTGSEPVEYKGYVPEDSVVIPGTLPKEFAAGTYHVPCALIIGKRKPSTDLKTSLNDALRDNSVAV is encoded by the coding sequence ATGAATTTTGCCGAGCAAATTGAAAATTACTGGTCAAACCGCGAGCTGTTAAAAGAAGAATCCGCAAAGAATTTTATCCGCGACATTATAGAAGAAGTCGACAAAGGCCGGCTCCGTGTAGCTGAACCTGATGCTAACGGCGGATGGGTCGTTAACGAAGCGCTAAAAAAAGCGATTATCCTTTACTTCCCAATCCAGCAAATGCAGGTTAGCGAGGTTGGCATTTTCGAGTACCACGATAAAATGAAACTAAAATCCGGCTACGAGCAGCTAGGCGTTCGGGTGGTGCCGCCCGCTGTGGCCAGATATGGTGCGTATATTTCCAAAGGAGTAGTGCTGATGCCTTCTTATGTAAACATCGGTGCTTATATAGACGAAGGAACGATGGTCGATACCTGGGCTACCGTCGGAAGTTGTGCACAGATCGGCAAGAATGTTCACCTGAGCGGGGGTGTTGGAATAGGAGGGGTGCTCGAACCGGTTCAGGCCGCTCCCGTAATTATCGAAGATGGGGCATTCGTCGGTTCACGCTGCATTGTCGTAGAAGGCGCGCGGGTAGGCAAAAGAGCTGTTCTCGGTGCAGGTGTTACCATTACAGGCAGCTCGAAAATCATCGACGTAACCGGCAGCGAACCTGTTGAATATAAAGGATATGTACCCGAAGACTCAGTGGTAATCCCCGGTACATTACCGAAAGAGTTCGCCGCAGGCACGTATCATGTCCCTTGCGCGCTGATTATCGGTAAGCGCAAACCAAGTACAGACCTTAAAACCTCGCTAAACGATGCCTTGCGCGACAATAGCGTAGCCGTATAA
- a CDS encoding helix-turn-helix transcriptional regulator → MDLTEKIKQILIDKNISPSLFADEIGIQRSSMSHVLAGRNKPSLDMVQKIAKRFPDLGVSWILDDEPLPATASEPVLDSRRRPVSAPQSAQANVVKEKPPVPPEKKIEKVLIFYSDGTFQEFKRG, encoded by the coding sequence ATGGATTTGACTGAAAAGATTAAACAGATACTGATTGATAAAAATATCAGTCCCTCTCTATTCGCAGACGAAATCGGAATACAACGGTCAAGTATGTCTCATGTACTGGCGGGCAGGAACAAGCCAAGCCTGGATATGGTGCAGAAGATCGCAAAACGCTTTCCAGATTTGGGAGTCAGCTGGATTCTCGATGACGAGCCACTACCTGCGACGGCCAGCGAACCCGTCTTAGATTCGCGTAGAAGACCCGTTTCCGCGCCACAGTCCGCACAGGCAAATGTCGTGAAAGAGAAACCACCCGTTCCGCCAGAAAAAAAGATCGAAAAAGTGCTTATTTTTTACTCTGACGGCACTTTTCAGGAGTTCAAACGGGGGTGA
- a CDS encoding gliding motility-associated C-terminal domain-containing protein, with translation MLKDIRFRLFVFLLLSWLTPLAYANHIVGGELQMKPTGLTGQFEITLIQFWDQNNLVIPKPNVPGNRDLSATLYIYQKSNRSYKAQVEVDYLRTEQITYQNRACASSRSLNTSIGYYKGTIYLDPAKYNDPDGYFMVWERCCRNDDINNIEEPGDNGMVFYLEFPPLSLPNSSPEFVAPNGQYICSNRPFSMNMSASDADGDELRYSLVTPMRGNTSPTQSTGDGTSKSSYPLVTWSKGVNLSNVIPGSSPLRVDASGKLTVTANALGLYVFTVQCEEFRNGKRIGMVRRDFQLLVIDCNDDQPEPPVIKQNGQVVSEVSFCPESPVELSTESAADWSYQWQLNGLNIPGATGASITVKDSGNYSVIKSYTKKCSRDTTSAIVKVAFADPVPAEITADKRMLCPADSVVLLANGGVVAAEQKLTWRHGGILLEAKSPDLTIKEPGTYVLEIDDATPGCAGKDTIEIGVDQFSVTLPERKGIPEGSSDSVTPHLSPDVASYTYAWSPPEGLLSAPDESVATISPVQAEQLYRLRVTSENGCVAEDSVLVYMIKRMYVPSSFTPNSDGLNDTFEIFNVNDQIVQMRIYNRWGELIYYSKGYEKPWDGTYKNTPVPPGSYPYVIETTAQEIQGTVLLLK, from the coding sequence ATGTTGAAAGATATACGGTTCCGATTATTTGTTTTCCTGCTGTTAAGCTGGCTTACGCCGTTAGCTTATGCCAATCACATAGTGGGCGGTGAGTTACAGATGAAGCCGACCGGCTTGACCGGGCAGTTCGAGATCACACTGATCCAGTTCTGGGATCAAAACAATCTTGTTATCCCCAAACCCAATGTTCCCGGCAATCGCGACCTGAGCGCCACTTTGTACATTTATCAGAAAAGCAACAGGAGCTATAAAGCGCAGGTCGAGGTAGATTACCTCAGGACGGAGCAGATCACCTATCAAAACAGGGCATGTGCCAGCAGCCGGTCACTTAACACATCCATTGGTTATTACAAGGGAACCATCTATCTCGATCCGGCCAAATACAATGATCCGGACGGGTATTTCATGGTCTGGGAGCGCTGTTGCCGCAACGACGACATCAATAATATAGAGGAACCCGGTGATAACGGAATGGTATTTTACCTGGAATTCCCTCCCCTTTCCCTTCCCAACTCCTCCCCCGAATTCGTTGCGCCCAACGGGCAGTACATTTGCAGTAACCGTCCATTTTCCATGAACATGAGTGCCAGCGATGCCGATGGTGATGAGCTCCGTTATTCGCTCGTTACGCCTATGCGCGGTAACACGAGCCCTACGCAGTCCACTGGCGACGGTACTTCCAAAAGCTCCTATCCACTGGTAACGTGGTCGAAAGGCGTAAACCTCTCCAATGTGATTCCCGGGAGCAGTCCATTGCGTGTCGACGCCTCGGGGAAGCTCACGGTAACCGCCAATGCATTGGGTTTGTATGTTTTTACGGTTCAATGCGAGGAGTTCAGAAACGGAAAGCGCATTGGAATGGTACGCCGGGATTTTCAGTTACTGGTGATCGACTGCAATGACGACCAGCCGGAGCCGCCCGTTATCAAACAGAACGGTCAGGTCGTTTCGGAAGTCAGTTTCTGCCCCGAGTCGCCAGTCGAGTTGTCTACCGAAAGTGCTGCGGACTGGTCGTATCAATGGCAACTGAATGGTCTGAACATTCCGGGCGCTACGGGAGCGAGCATCACGGTAAAGGATTCAGGAAACTACTCGGTGATCAAGAGTTATACTAAAAAATGCTCTCGCGATACGACTTCGGCCATTGTAAAGGTAGCTTTTGCCGATCCTGTTCCGGCGGAGATCACGGCAGACAAGCGGATGCTATGCCCGGCCGATTCGGTTGTCTTGCTTGCCAATGGTGGCGTAGTTGCGGCGGAGCAAAAATTAACGTGGCGACACGGCGGCATTTTGTTGGAAGCGAAAAGCCCGGATCTTACTATAAAAGAGCCGGGGACGTATGTCCTCGAAATCGATGATGCAACGCCGGGATGTGCCGGGAAGGACACCATTGAAATTGGCGTTGATCAGTTCTCGGTGACATTGCCTGAAAGGAAAGGAATTCCGGAAGGCAGCAGCGACTCGGTTACCCCGCACCTATCGCCGGATGTTGCGTCATACACTTACGCCTGGTCGCCGCCCGAAGGTTTGCTTTCCGCTCCCGACGAAAGCGTGGCCACCATTTCACCCGTTCAGGCCGAGCAGTTGTATCGCCTGCGTGTGACGTCGGAGAATGGGTGTGTGGCGGAAGACAGCGTACTGGTGTATATGATAAAGCGTATGTATGTTCCCTCGTCCTTCACGCCGAATAGTGACGGTCTTAATGATACGTTTGAAATTTTTAACGTCAACGACCAAATTGTACAAATGCGGATCTATAACCGGTGGGGCGAGCTCATCTATTATTCCAAAGGTTACGAAAAGCCGTGGGATGGAACCTATAAAAATACCCCTGTCCCACCCGGCAGCTACCCCTACGTGATTGAGACAACCGCGCAGGAAATCCAGGGTACAGTGCTGCTTTTGAAGTAA
- a CDS encoding TonB-dependent receptor — translation MNQPRQLKFDTGLRSLSKLILGQMLLGVVLTGFHEAGAAVAPLKDPVTVTADRTLGGKVTDENGAGLPGVSVIVKGSSTGTVSDAEGHYSINVPETGNPILVFSFVGYVPKEITVGNQTSLDVQLAVDNKALEEVVVVGYGTQRKRDITSAVSNINMEDIGEVPKSNVTRMIQGQAPGVIIKQKSGTPGQQFEVKVRGISSLGAGSDPLYVIDGFPVGISVGQNLNPNDIETITVLKDAASTAIYGARGSNGVVLITTKSAKEGKTSLNVSVDYGIQNVPDSRKTKVLNGQDFAQFKKEVFIGRFVLANKRQPTNEEIPIDFRNPENTKYSTNWFDLILNNNAPYTDVNVSLSSGKGPIKSMVSIGYYKEEGALKYTDYDRASVRTNLAGDINKFISMGVNIAGSYSRSSLAATDGRSALVGLSLISDPRYPAYDEKGELIPYYNGVGDIFGFPNPLYLLKAIDRNRNIADVLANGYIDFNIAKGLKFRTSVNAKINYNKYKEYVPSTIGLAIATGTNGAPPRIATERDDMEELRNYTADQLLTYNVNFGENHHLDAMLGYTAQQEIVRGLYGSGNTFPDDLAPFLGNATIRSSNSMERKWTMLAYLARLNYSFKDRYLFSASFRREGSSRFSEGHQFGNFPAVSVGWRLSEEPFIPKAAWLTDLKLRGSWGMTGNNTYQVSANNNFGTGQNAGDDGNYASLAFLGLNNYVFNNTLASGKTVTRFANSELTWEKSNQLNIGLDLATFNNRLVFTVEYYKKITDDMLLGYNIPAVSGFTSTLKNLGKVQNQGVEIAGSYRMKIGQVNFRTNANITFNRNKILAIRGQNDFILQGSQYGGYNIQQVGRPIGMIFGYKKLGIFNTQAEIDASPVQEGAVPGAMKFADLHGAPDGGPDGIVSYDTKDMTEIGNPNPKFNWGWTIGADYKRFDVSVLLMGAHKFDIYRNIEASTMNMDGVFNVLEKAKDRWRSPENPGPNPNDKHSQGGTDYFKWSRESSERYVYDGSHTWIKNVTIGYTLPKVDGILSDARIFVNAANLLLITKYPGNNPDAGVRGGTELNNDDESYPVPRTFSAGIKVNF, via the coding sequence ATGAATCAACCTCGACAATTAAAATTCGACACTGGCCTGCGTTCGCTTAGCAAACTAATACTTGGCCAGATGTTACTGGGAGTGGTGCTCACGGGTTTCCATGAAGCCGGTGCGGCCGTCGCCCCGCTGAAAGACCCGGTCACTGTGACTGCCGACCGCACGCTCGGCGGAAAAGTAACTGACGAAAATGGCGCCGGTCTCCCCGGCGTAAGCGTAATCGTGAAAGGTTCCAGCACCGGTACTGTCAGCGATGCAGAAGGCCACTACTCGATCAATGTGCCTGAAACGGGTAACCCGATTTTAGTTTTCTCGTTCGTCGGGTACGTACCAAAAGAGATAACAGTGGGAAATCAGACGTCCCTGGACGTTCAGTTAGCCGTGGATAACAAAGCATTGGAAGAAGTAGTCGTGGTGGGCTATGGTACCCAACGCAAGCGTGACATTACATCTGCTGTTTCCAATATCAATATGGAGGATATCGGCGAAGTGCCCAAGTCTAACGTCACCCGGATGATCCAAGGCCAGGCGCCGGGTGTGATCATCAAACAAAAAAGCGGTACCCCCGGCCAACAATTCGAAGTAAAAGTGCGGGGCATCAGCTCGCTCGGGGCTGGCAGCGACCCATTGTATGTAATCGACGGATTCCCGGTCGGTATTTCGGTCGGACAAAACCTGAACCCGAACGATATCGAGACCATCACGGTACTGAAAGACGCCGCCTCGACGGCTATTTACGGTGCCCGGGGTTCCAATGGTGTGGTTTTGATCACCACAAAGTCCGCAAAGGAGGGCAAGACAAGCCTCAACGTTTCGGTCGACTACGGTATCCAGAACGTACCGGATAGTAGAAAAACCAAGGTGTTGAACGGTCAGGACTTCGCCCAGTTCAAGAAAGAGGTTTTCATCGGGCGCTTCGTGCTGGCCAACAAGCGGCAACCTACTAACGAGGAAATCCCCATTGACTTCCGCAACCCCGAAAACACGAAGTATTCTACCAACTGGTTTGACCTCATTCTGAATAACAATGCGCCGTACACCGACGTGAACGTTTCATTGTCATCCGGCAAAGGCCCCATCAAATCAATGGTTTCCATCGGCTATTACAAAGAAGAAGGCGCATTGAAATACACCGATTACGACCGCGCCTCCGTACGCACGAACCTTGCCGGCGATATCAATAAGTTCATTTCGATGGGTGTGAATATCGCGGGAAGCTACTCGCGTTCGAGCCTTGCCGCTACGGACGGTCGGAGTGCGCTTGTCGGACTTTCGCTGATCAGCGACCCGCGTTACCCGGCCTATGATGAAAAGGGCGAGTTGATCCCGTATTATAATGGTGTCGGCGATATCTTCGGTTTTCCAAATCCGCTGTATCTGCTGAAAGCCATCGATCGCAACCGGAACATTGCCGACGTGCTTGCCAATGGTTATATCGATTTCAATATCGCCAAAGGTCTGAAATTCAGAACGTCGGTCAATGCGAAGATCAATTACAACAAATACAAGGAATATGTTCCTTCTACGATTGGCCTGGCTATCGCAACCGGCACGAACGGCGCGCCTCCGCGCATTGCGACCGAGCGAGACGATATGGAAGAATTACGCAATTATACGGCCGACCAGTTACTGACCTACAATGTGAATTTTGGCGAAAACCATCATTTGGACGCAATGCTGGGTTATACCGCGCAGCAGGAGATTGTAAGGGGCCTGTACGGCTCGGGTAACACTTTTCCCGACGACCTTGCGCCGTTTCTGGGGAATGCGACTATCCGTTCGTCGAACTCCATGGAGCGTAAATGGACGATGCTTGCTTACCTGGCCCGTTTGAATTACTCATTCAAAGACCGTTACCTGTTTTCGGCGTCTTTCCGCCGCGAGGGCAGCTCCCGTTTCAGCGAAGGGCACCAGTTCGGCAACTTTCCCGCCGTATCGGTGGGATGGAGACTTTCGGAAGAACCCTTTATCCCGAAAGCGGCATGGCTTACGGACCTTAAACTGCGCGGCAGCTGGGGTATGACCGGTAATAACACTTACCAGGTAAGCGCCAACAACAACTTCGGTACCGGGCAAAACGCAGGCGACGACGGCAACTATGCCAGTCTGGCGTTCCTCGGGCTCAACAACTATGTTTTCAACAACACTTTGGCTTCCGGCAAGACGGTAACCCGTTTTGCAAACTCCGAGCTTACCTGGGAAAAATCCAACCAGCTGAACATCGGTCTCGACCTTGCCACATTCAACAACCGTCTTGTATTCACGGTCGAATATTACAAGAAGATCACCGACGACATGTTGCTCGGGTACAATATCCCCGCTGTATCCGGTTTTACATCAACCCTGAAAAATCTGGGGAAAGTCCAGAACCAGGGCGTAGAAATTGCGGGTAGCTACCGTATGAAGATCGGTCAGGTGAATTTCCGGACCAATGCGAACATTACTTTTAACCGGAACAAGATCCTCGCGATCCGCGGGCAGAACGATTTCATTTTACAGGGAAGCCAGTATGGCGGGTATAATATCCAGCAAGTGGGCCGGCCGATCGGTATGATATTCGGTTATAAAAAACTGGGTATCTTCAATACGCAGGCTGAAATCGATGCTTCTCCTGTGCAGGAAGGCGCCGTGCCGGGAGCGATGAAATTTGCCGATTTACATGGCGCACCTGACGGTGGTCCAGACGGCATCGTTTCTTATGATACCAAAGACATGACCGAAATCGGCAACCCGAACCCGAAATTCAACTGGGGGTGGACCATCGGTGCGGATTACAAACGCTTCGATGTGAGTGTTTTGCTCATGGGTGCACACAAGTTCGACATTTACCGGAATATCGAGGCTTCCACTATGAATATGGACGGTGTTTTCAATGTGCTCGAAAAAGCAAAAGACCGCTGGCGCTCACCTGAAAACCCTGGTCCCAACCCGAACGACAAGCACTCGCAAGGTGGAACGGACTATTTCAAATGGTCACGCGAGAGCAGCGAACGGTACGTTTACGACGGAAGCCATACGTGGATCAAAAACGTGACGATCGGTTATACGCTTCCGAAAGTGGATGGCATCCTGTCCGATGCGCGCATCTTCGTCAATGCGGCCAACTTGCTGCTGATCACCAAATATCCGGGCAACAACCCCGATGCGGGCGTGCGCGGCGGAACCGAACTGAATAACGACGATGAGTCTTATCCGGTCCCAAGAACATTCTCCGCAGGTATTAAAGTTAACTTCTAA